A genome region from Tolypothrix sp. PCC 7712 includes the following:
- a CDS encoding DedA family protein, with amino-acid sequence MSLELISLENIQEFAHHYGYWAIFLGILLENLGIPLPGETLTLVGGFLAGSNELNYWFVLGNAVAGAVLGGTCGYWIGRLGGWSFLLQMGKIFRISEEKLLNIKAQFSENAGKAVFFGRFFALLRIFAAPLAGIADMSFGKFFVYNLAGASAWAGVMVTLAFFAGKVVSLEQLVSWVSHFAIAALLILVALIVIPLWLESRQVKRAAGE; translated from the coding sequence ATGTCTCTTGAGTTGATTTCACTAGAAAACATCCAGGAATTCGCCCACCATTATGGTTATTGGGCAATATTTTTGGGAATTTTGCTAGAAAATTTGGGCATTCCCCTTCCTGGCGAAACCTTAACTCTTGTAGGTGGGTTTTTAGCTGGCAGTAATGAACTTAATTACTGGTTTGTGCTTGGGAACGCCGTTGCCGGTGCTGTGCTGGGGGGCACTTGTGGCTATTGGATTGGTAGGCTCGGAGGTTGGAGTTTCTTACTTCAAATGGGTAAGATATTCCGCATATCTGAAGAAAAACTGCTAAATATTAAAGCGCAATTTAGTGAAAATGCAGGTAAAGCTGTGTTTTTTGGCCGCTTTTTTGCATTACTAAGAATTTTTGCAGCTCCACTAGCCGGGATAGCTGATATGTCTTTCGGAAAATTCTTTGTATATAACTTAGCAGGGGCTAGTGCGTGGGCTGGTGTGATGGTGACATTAGCTTTCTTCGCAGGAAAAGTGGTTTCTCTAGAACAATTAGTTTCTTGGGTAAGCCATTTTGCGATCGCGGCCTTACTAATTTTAGTAGCCTTGATTGTTATACCCCTGTGGTTAGAATCTCGCCAAGTCAAGCGCGCAGCAGGAGAATAG
- a CDS encoding STAS domain-containing protein — protein MTLKQKLQVVLFKPQGSIDLEGGIALSNEMLQVVPQPHQLWVIDLAAVDFMDSSGLVSLVKVLTAARQSGCRLVLCNVKAPVRLVLELTQLDSVFESFDTYEDVLSLVHDRRLALAS, from the coding sequence ATGACTCTAAAACAGAAACTTCAAGTGGTTTTGTTCAAACCTCAAGGCAGCATTGATTTAGAGGGTGGTATAGCTTTAAGTAATGAGATGCTTCAAGTGGTACCCCAACCTCATCAACTTTGGGTGATTGATTTAGCCGCAGTGGATTTTATGGATAGTTCTGGATTGGTCTCCCTAGTAAAAGTATTAACAGCTGCGCGCCAAAGTGGATGCCGCTTAGTTCTGTGTAATGTAAAAGCACCCGTGCGATTAGTGTTAGAACTTACTCAACTAGATTCAGTATTTGAAAGTTTTGATACCTATGAAGATGTTCTGTCTCTTGTCCACGATCGCAGACTGGCTCTAGCAAGTTGA
- a CDS encoding Npun_F5560 family protein, protein MSQSDTSNIQALSTEVSQLRQELQLRDQLVQQLSQELFRLVKGNTSFMPPKPPEPEQDTKQLQALQEQLQAIEQQVTFYQEQITARDTEIYQLRQNVQELTDRSRMLEQVVQELPQIYRRKFEERMAPVREKVAILQRENRQLQAELQSVSYRLALKSRNANHSGIDLPTFPRPTSEETSISPVTNSQ, encoded by the coding sequence GTGAGCCAATCTGATACATCCAATATCCAAGCTCTCTCTACCGAAGTATCGCAACTGCGCCAAGAGTTGCAGCTTCGCGATCAATTAGTGCAACAGCTATCGCAAGAACTCTTCCGACTGGTGAAGGGCAATACTAGCTTTATGCCCCCAAAGCCACCAGAGCCAGAGCAAGATACGAAGCAGTTGCAGGCTTTGCAAGAACAATTGCAAGCTATTGAACAACAGGTGACATTCTACCAAGAGCAAATTACGGCACGTGATACCGAAATTTATCAGTTACGGCAAAATGTGCAAGAATTGACCGATCGCAGTCGGATGTTGGAGCAAGTAGTACAAGAGTTACCCCAAATTTATCGTCGCAAATTCGAGGAGCGTATGGCTCCTGTGAGAGAAAAAGTAGCAATACTCCAACGCGAAAATCGGCAATTGCAAGCAGAATTACAAAGTGTTAGTTATCGATTAGCACTAAAAAGCCGTAATGCTAATCATAGTGGCATTGATTTGCCAACTTTTCCCCGTCCAACATCAGAAGAAACTTCTATTTCGCCTGTAACTAATAGCCAATAA
- the rpsF gene encoding 30S ribosomal protein S6, with the protein MSIVYETMFILRPDLGDEQVEQAITKYQNLLKEHGAEDIQIQNRGKRRLAYEIKKQRDGIYIQFNYTGPGTAIAPVERAMRLSEEVIRYLTIKQDVHEEKAAQVAVSA; encoded by the coding sequence ATGTCCATAGTTTATGAAACAATGTTCATCCTGCGTCCTGACTTAGGAGACGAACAAGTAGAGCAAGCGATTACTAAATATCAGAACTTGCTCAAAGAACACGGTGCAGAAGATATCCAAATTCAAAATCGTGGCAAGCGTCGTCTAGCTTATGAAATTAAAAAGCAGCGGGATGGCATTTACATTCAATTCAACTATACTGGCCCGGGAACTGCGATCGCCCCTGTAGAAAGGGCTATGCGCTTAAGCGAAGAAGTAATTCGCTACCTGACTATTAAACAGGATGTTCACGAGGAAAAAGCGGCTCAAGTGGCTGTAAGCGCTTAA
- a CDS encoding fumarylacetoacetate hydrolase family protein, with protein sequence MAQRYVRVQNQEGQIYYGLLQLSLNVQVLDAPPWLQGQPTDLILEPEEYQILAPCAPSKIVAVGKNYADHAAEMGTPVPSEPLLFLKPPTSIIASETEIKYPVLSQRVDYEGELALIIGDRTSECTPEEAQTKIWGYTIANDVTARDLQKKDGQWTRAKGFDTFCPLGPWIVRELNPGARLQTFLNDNVNPVQSSCIDQMVFPPDFLVSYISQVMTLMPGDVVLTGTPEGVGALQLGDRVRVEIEGIGRLENIIVSR encoded by the coding sequence ATGGCGCAACGCTATGTGCGAGTTCAAAATCAGGAAGGACAGATTTATTATGGGTTGTTACAACTCTCCCTAAATGTCCAGGTGCTAGACGCTCCGCCTTGGCTACAGGGACAACCTACGGATTTAATCTTGGAACCAGAAGAATATCAAATTCTGGCTCCTTGTGCTCCCTCAAAAATTGTTGCGGTGGGTAAGAATTATGCCGATCATGCTGCAGAAATGGGAACTCCTGTACCAAGTGAGCCACTCCTCTTTCTCAAGCCGCCCACATCAATTATTGCCTCTGAGACGGAAATCAAATATCCAGTGCTATCACAAAGAGTAGACTATGAAGGCGAATTGGCATTGATCATTGGCGATCGCACCAGTGAATGTACCCCAGAAGAGGCCCAAACTAAAATTTGGGGTTACACCATTGCCAATGATGTCACAGCCAGAGATTTGCAAAAAAAAGATGGACAATGGACGAGAGCCAAAGGTTTTGACACCTTTTGCCCCTTGGGCCCCTGGATTGTCCGAGAATTAAACCCAGGAGCGAGATTGCAGACTTTTTTAAACGACAATGTGAATCCAGTACAATCTAGCTGTATTGATCAAATGGTATTTCCACCAGATTTTTTAGTGTCTTATATCAGCCAAGTGATGACACTAATGCCCGGCGATGTAGTCCTTACAGGTACACCAGAGGGTGTGGGAGCTTTGCAACTAGGCGATCGCGTCCGTGTGGAAATTGAAGGCATTGGTCGCCTAGAAAACATCATTGTCTCTCGTTAA
- a CDS encoding Tic20 family protein produces the protein MAWRGSTTVSDRIFACLPYLLPLIDGLMFGYVSLFREFPALQVLLVPLQPVVLIYGSLGQFGQLIVFFALFFLVVRNEKINHFIRYNTMQAILLDIIVFLGSIVLRVIALPGIAFAVQTVASTIFLGLVAAVVYSVAQSLMGRYAEIPAVSDAVYMQVR, from the coding sequence ATGGCTTGGCGCGGGTCTACAACGGTTTCCGACCGGATTTTTGCTTGCTTACCTTATTTGCTGCCCTTAATTGATGGGCTAATGTTTGGTTATGTGTCTTTATTTAGAGAATTTCCGGCGCTGCAAGTGCTACTTGTGCCTCTTCAGCCTGTTGTTCTCATTTATGGTAGTTTAGGACAATTTGGTCAACTAATTGTCTTCTTTGCCTTATTCTTTTTGGTAGTGAGAAATGAAAAAATAAATCATTTCATCCGTTACAACACTATGCAGGCAATTCTGTTAGACATTATTGTGTTTCTTGGCAGTATAGTTTTGCGGGTGATTGCACTCCCTGGGATAGCTTTTGCGGTGCAAACAGTAGCTAGCACAATCTTTCTTGGTCTAGTGGCAGCAGTGGTATATTCTGTTGCCCAGTCTTTGATGGGACGCTACGCAGAAATTCCCGCAGTTTCGGATGCTGTTTATATGCAAGTACGTTAG
- the glyA gene encoding serine hydroxymethyltransferase — protein MTKTNSDILNSSDPAIAELLNQELQRQRDHLELIASENFTSAAVLAAQGSVLTNKYAEGLPGKRYYGGCEFVDKVEQLAIDRAKKLFGAAHANVQPHSGAQANFAVFLTLLEPGDTIMGMDLSHGGHLTHGSPVNVSGKWFKVKHYGVSQQTEQLDYDQIRELALRERPKLLICGYSAYPRIIDFERFRSIADEVGAYLLADIAHIAGLVATGLHPNPIPHCHVVTTTTHKTLRGPRGGLILTGDAELGKKLDKSVFPGTQGGPLEHVIAAKAVAFGEALKPEFQTYSAQVIENARALASQLQNRGLKIVSDGTDNHLMLVDLRSIGMTGKQADQLVSGVNITANKNTVPFDPQSPFVTSGLRLGSPAMTTRGLGVAEFTEIGNIIADRLLSPESEEVAADCRRRVAALCDRFPLYSHLEIPVPALA, from the coding sequence GTGACTAAGACAAACTCAGACATTCTTAACTCTAGCGATCCGGCGATCGCAGAGCTACTTAATCAAGAACTACAGCGTCAACGCGACCATTTAGAGTTGATTGCTAGTGAGAACTTTACCTCTGCAGCTGTACTAGCGGCTCAAGGTTCTGTACTAACAAATAAATATGCTGAAGGACTGCCTGGTAAACGCTACTATGGCGGTTGTGAATTTGTCGATAAAGTTGAGCAGCTAGCAATTGACCGTGCGAAAAAGCTTTTTGGTGCGGCTCATGCCAATGTTCAACCCCATTCCGGCGCACAAGCAAATTTTGCGGTGTTTTTAACACTGTTAGAACCAGGCGACACAATCATGGGCATGGATTTGTCTCATGGGGGACATCTGACCCACGGTTCACCCGTGAATGTGTCTGGTAAGTGGTTCAAAGTGAAGCACTACGGCGTTAGCCAGCAAACAGAACAACTCGACTATGACCAAATTCGTGAGCTGGCGCTGAGGGAGCGTCCTAAGCTACTAATTTGCGGTTATTCGGCTTATCCTCGCATTATTGATTTTGAAAGATTCCGCAGTATCGCCGATGAAGTTGGTGCTTACCTACTAGCTGATATTGCTCATATTGCTGGTTTAGTCGCCACTGGTCTGCATCCTAACCCAATTCCTCACTGCCATGTAGTGACTACAACCACCCATAAAACTCTACGCGGCCCTCGCGGTGGTTTGATTTTAACAGGCGACGCAGAATTGGGTAAAAAGCTGGATAAATCAGTTTTCCCCGGAACTCAAGGCGGGCCTTTAGAACATGTAATTGCGGCGAAAGCTGTGGCTTTTGGCGAAGCACTCAAGCCAGAATTTCAAACCTATTCTGCCCAAGTGATTGAGAATGCCCGTGCTTTGGCAAGTCAACTACAAAATCGTGGGTTAAAGATAGTATCCGATGGTACAGATAACCATCTCATGTTAGTAGATTTACGGTCTATTGGTATGACAGGTAAGCAAGCGGATCAGTTAGTGAGTGGTGTAAATATTACCGCTAACAAAAACACAGTTCCCTTCGATCCGCAATCACCATTTGTCACCAGTGGTCTGAGATTAGGTTCACCAGCCATGACCACCAGGGGCTTAGGTGTGGCAGAATTTACCGAGATAGGTAATATTATTGCCGATCGCCTATTATCTCCAGAATCAGAGGAAGTTGCAGCTGATTGTCGGCGCAGGGTAGCAGCATTATGCGATCGCTTCCCCCTCTACTCTCATCTAGAGATTCCTGTACCAGCTTTGGCATAG
- a CDS encoding glycosyltransferase family 4 protein → MPPEIYHLISFLVAAVVVLWTTPDIRKIGIKSGRVDQPGERKVHQRPMVRLGGVSIFAGTITSLLIVWWLGGFGSLPPDKEWQIWGVTLGGLGFFLIGLADDLLNLSPLSRLLMQVIVASGAWKAGVSIDFVTIPTMGIVNLDWLSLPITVIWLVGMVNAINWIDGLDGLAAGVSGIAAVVMLVVALFMHQPAAALIAAALAGAALGFLRYNFNPAQIFMGDGGAYFMGFTLASVGVIGLVKIPAFTAVLLPYLILAVPIVDMSAVILARLRRGKSPFTADKSHLHHRLLKAGLSHRWTVLFIYSLTLWVGSLALAIAGIPSGIAYACAGTSLLSFAVWRVWKISR, encoded by the coding sequence ATGCCTCCTGAGATTTATCATCTGATTTCCTTCCTAGTTGCGGCTGTAGTCGTTCTTTGGACAACACCAGATATTAGGAAAATAGGTATAAAAAGTGGACGTGTAGATCAACCTGGTGAGCGAAAAGTTCATCAGCGCCCGATGGTACGCTTGGGAGGAGTTTCTATTTTCGCAGGGACTATTACCTCTCTACTCATTGTCTGGTGGTTAGGTGGATTTGGCAGCCTACCACCAGACAAAGAATGGCAAATTTGGGGTGTAACTTTAGGTGGTCTCGGCTTTTTCCTGATTGGGTTAGCTGACGATTTGCTGAACTTGTCACCCTTGTCGCGTCTGCTGATGCAAGTAATTGTGGCATCTGGTGCGTGGAAAGCAGGGGTAAGTATAGATTTCGTAACTATTCCCACAATGGGGATTGTCAATCTAGACTGGCTGAGTTTACCAATTACAGTGATTTGGCTAGTGGGTATGGTCAATGCCATTAATTGGATTGACGGTTTAGATGGATTAGCTGCGGGAGTCAGTGGAATTGCGGCTGTGGTGATGCTAGTTGTAGCACTATTTATGCACCAACCAGCCGCCGCCCTCATTGCCGCCGCCCTTGCAGGTGCAGCACTAGGATTTCTCCGCTACAATTTCAACCCCGCTCAAATCTTTATGGGAGATGGCGGGGCTTATTTTATGGGATTCACCCTAGCTTCTGTAGGTGTAATTGGTCTGGTCAAAATTCCTGCTTTCACAGCCGTATTATTGCCTTACTTGATTCTTGCTGTGCCGATTGTCGATATGTCAGCAGTAATTTTAGCGCGGCTAAGACGCGGTAAATCTCCGTTTACAGCCGATAAAAGCCATCTACACCATCGATTACTTAAAGCAGGTTTATCTCATCGCTGGACGGTTTTATTTATTTATTCTCTAACCCTATGGGTGGGCAGTTTAGCATTAGCTATTGCGGGGATACCCAGTGGTATTGCTTACGCCTGTGCTGGTACTTCGTTGCTGAGTTTTGCAGTTTGGCGAGTTTGGAAAATATCTCGATAA
- a CDS encoding competence/damage-inducible protein A — MSAEIICVGTEMLLGDILNSNAQFLAKQLAQLGIPHYYQTVVGDNPERLKQVIEIAISRAQILIFTGGLGPTPDDLTCETIADFFGVPLVERPEIIEDMAEKFAQRGRVMTPSNRKQALIPEGADILPNPTGTAPGIIWQPRPNVTILTFPGVPSEMYRMWEETAVPYLKSQGWSKEIIYSRSLRFWGIGESALAEKVPSYFNLLNPTVAPYAGNGEVRLRISAKAPSEAAAEDLIVPVEKQIKEIAGLDFYGVDHETLASVVGKLLLQSGETLSVAESCTGGGLGQMLTEISGSSEYFWGGVISYDNSVKVGLLGVNPDDLAKMGAVSATVAEQMAVGVKTRLSTTWGLSITGIAGPTGGTDNKPVGLVYVGLAGPKDEVASFEYRFGQTRTRPFIRHVSACTALDVLRRKLLTRE, encoded by the coding sequence ATGAGTGCAGAAATTATTTGTGTTGGTACAGAAATGTTGCTGGGAGATATTCTCAACAGCAATGCCCAATTTCTAGCGAAACAATTAGCTCAACTAGGTATTCCCCATTATTATCAAACAGTAGTAGGAGATAACCCAGAACGGCTAAAACAAGTTATAGAAATTGCGATTTCTAGAGCGCAAATTTTGATTTTTACAGGTGGTCTTGGCCCCACACCAGATGACCTCACCTGTGAAACCATTGCTGATTTTTTTGGCGTTCCCTTGGTAGAACGTCCTGAAATCATTGAAGATATGGCTGAGAAATTTGCCCAGCGCGGTCGGGTGATGACTCCTAGTAACCGCAAACAAGCTTTGATTCCTGAAGGTGCAGACATTTTACCGAATCCTACGGGAACAGCACCAGGTATTATTTGGCAACCCCGACCCAATGTCACTATTTTGACTTTTCCTGGTGTACCCTCCGAAATGTATCGGATGTGGGAAGAAACCGCAGTACCCTATCTCAAAAGCCAAGGCTGGAGCAAAGAAATTATTTACAGCCGGAGTTTGAGGTTCTGGGGAATTGGTGAATCTGCTTTAGCGGAAAAAGTCCCTTCCTATTTTAATTTGCTGAACCCGACAGTTGCCCCTTATGCAGGTAACGGAGAAGTGCGGTTAAGAATTTCTGCTAAAGCCCCTTCTGAAGCAGCAGCAGAGGATTTAATCGTCCCGGTTGAGAAACAAATTAAAGAAATTGCTGGCTTAGATTTTTACGGTGTTGATCATGAAACTCTAGCTTCAGTAGTTGGTAAGTTGTTGCTACAGTCAGGTGAAACCTTATCGGTGGCAGAATCCTGCACAGGTGGCGGACTGGGGCAAATGCTGACGGAAATTTCTGGTAGTTCAGAATACTTTTGGGGTGGGGTAATTTCTTATGACAACTCTGTGAAAGTAGGACTACTGGGAGTTAACCCAGATGATTTAGCTAAAATGGGTGCTGTTAGTGCTACTGTTGCAGAGCAAATGGCAGTTGGGGTAAAAACTCGCCTTTCTACTACTTGGGGATTGAGTATCACTGGTATTGCAGGCCCTACTGGCGGGACAGATAACAAGCCTGTGGGTTTGGTTTACGTAGGTTTAGCAGGGCCTAAAGATGAAGTAGCTAGTTTTGAATATCGATTTGGACAAACGCGGACTCGTCCTTTTATTCGCCATGTCAGTGCTTGTACAGCGTTGGATGTACTGCGACGTAAGTTATTGACGAGGGAGTAG
- a CDS encoding alpha/beta hydrolase family protein → MSVRAFFHATKVEDAFPPYDTIHLKVFYPGQMSGSNQEQDMDIVPADSQLAPFKVVIFFNGINCVPEMYQWLAVKLAERGLVVVTFSWVAQNLPGMVSLTPGVDIKMLTPNTYGSGPTASALSTLLAELERLQSEGVLAGLLDLQHIILGGHSAGGRVAIESANPQFFPQVVAAFAYGAHTAAGVQIGYPSGTILPLPNAVPLMLIGGTCDGVIFQSSHRYGVNWEDPTTPIVRTFKEAISSHRGDNYLLLLEGANHFSIAYPFDSSTAIPLLDFPATQPEEQLRNLIAETIGLFIDAHVSYQQIALDNLNQYLISHNPLIALFERK, encoded by the coding sequence ATGAGCGTTCGAGCATTTTTCCACGCTACCAAAGTTGAAGATGCTTTCCCCCCATATGACACCATTCACTTGAAAGTTTTCTATCCAGGTCAAATGTCAGGTAGTAATCAGGAACAAGATATGGATATTGTTCCTGCTGATTCTCAACTGGCTCCCTTTAAAGTAGTGATTTTTTTTAACGGCATCAACTGTGTCCCTGAAATGTATCAATGGCTTGCTGTTAAATTGGCGGAACGTGGGCTTGTAGTTGTGACATTTTCATGGGTTGCCCAAAATTTACCGGGAATGGTGTCTTTAACCCCAGGTGTTGATATTAAAATGTTGACTCCAAACACCTATGGTTCAGGGCCAACAGCCTCAGCTTTATCAACATTACTAGCCGAATTAGAGCGTTTACAATCAGAGGGTGTCCTAGCTGGATTACTTGATTTACAGCATATTATTTTAGGAGGTCATTCTGCTGGGGGTAGAGTTGCAATCGAAAGTGCAAATCCACAGTTTTTTCCCCAAGTGGTAGCGGCTTTTGCCTATGGTGCTCATACCGCAGCAGGTGTACAGATAGGATATCCATCCGGCACAATCTTACCCTTGCCTAATGCTGTACCACTAATGTTAATTGGCGGCACTTGTGATGGCGTAATTTTTCAAAGCAGCCATCGTTATGGAGTTAATTGGGAAGATCCAACAACTCCAATAGTTAGAACTTTCAAAGAAGCAATCTCTAGTCATAGAGGAGATAATTATTTACTTCTTTTAGAGGGTGCCAACCATTTTTCTATTGCCTATCCCTTTGATTCCAGCACTGCTATACCTTTGTTAGATTTTCCAGCAACTCAACCTGAAGAGCAACTGCGAAATTTGATAGCAGAAACAATTGGTTTATTCATTGATGCTCATGTTTCTTATCAACAAATAGCCCTCGATAATCTCAATCAATATTTAATATCTCATAACCCTTTAATAGCATTATTTGAGAGAAAATAG